A genome region from Arachis duranensis cultivar V14167 chromosome 6, aradu.V14167.gnm2.J7QH, whole genome shotgun sequence includes the following:
- the LOC107493696 gene encoding protein FAR-RED IMPAIRED RESPONSE 1-like — protein MIKKYGLEENEWVLNENEKRKSWASAYLRDKFCAGFRTTSRCEALNNFIKRFIGFRQSLLELVQNLEHVLRDYRNNELVSQFKTLYGEPVLTTGLEALELSAANFYIREILGEVKKEIQGVVALDVINEENISTTVVLKVKECDRRQHIYNVLYDRNTEHMECECSRWSSEGIPCKHMFCAMKRVGLQKLPDSLLLRRWSKDAKKYLDESFAGGTMQDREREFLMRYGALSMAATWMVFLGAQDGPSFHDAMNEVCRWTQTLEQKSDLKRQTTDSTTPNFVGDPSVVKTKGAPKGKKERGKWRCTKCNNAGHVKNKYPARNDGDDLGDKTSNGAQASFGTKEELPKDPMASQETLPVPNTEVNVPVQQESGLGDSGLINGHENPIPPYGSHQWLLQVVQQGHYSKFNGMQ, from the exons atgataaaaaaatatgggTTGGAGGAAAATGAATGGGTTCTGAATGAAAATGAGAAGAGGAAAAGTTGGGCAAGCGCTTACTTGAGGGATAAATTCTGTGCTGGATTTAGAACAACATCAAGGTGTGAGGCGTTAAACAACTTCATTAAGAGGTTTATTGGCTTTCGCCAAAGTCTTCTAGAGTTGGTCCAAAATCTTGAACATGTTCTTAGGGACTATAGAAACAATGAATTAGTTTCTCAATTTAAGACGCTGTATGGGGAGCCCGTTCTAACTACTGGGCTAGAAGCGTTGGAGCTTTCTGCTGCCAATTTTTACATTAGGGAGATTCTTGGAGAAGTAAAAAAGGAGATTCAAGGAGTAGTCGCATTAGATGTAATAAATGAGGAAAACATATCAACCACTGTTGTGTTAAAAGTTAAGGAGTGTGACAGGAGACAACATATTTATAACGTACTTTATGATCGCAATACTGAGCATATGGAGTGTGAATGTAGTCGGTGGAGTAGTGAAGGCATTCCTTGCAAGCACATGTTTTGTGCAATGAAAAGGGTAGGTTTACAGAAGTTGCCAGATAGTCTTCTTTTGAGAAGATGGTCGAAGGATGCTAAGAAGTATCTGGATGAAAGTTTTGCTGGAGGCACTATGCAAGACAGAGAAAGAGAATTTTTAATGCGCTATGGCGCATTGTCAATGGCAGCTACGTGGATGGTATTCTTAGGAGCTCAAGATGGTCCTTCTTTCCATGACGCTATGAATGAAGTCTGTCGTTGGACCCAAACACTAGAACAAAAATCTGACTTGAAAAGACAAACAACAGATTCTACCACGCCAAACTTTGTTGGTGACCCTTCGGTGGTCAAGACAAAAGGAGCACCCAAGGGGAAAAAGGAGAGGGGTAAATGGAGGTGCACTAAATGCAACAATGCTGGTCATGTAAAGAATAAATATCCTGCGAGGAATGACGGTGACGATTTGGGGGATAAGACTAGTAATGGCGCGCAAGCTAGCTTTGGTACCAAGGAG GAGCTTCCCAAGGACCCTATGGCTTCTCAAGAGACATTACCAGTGCCAAATACAGAAGTAAATGTACCTGTGCAGCAAGAGTCTGGGCTAGGTGATTCAGGATTGATTAATGGCCATGAGAATCCCATCCCACCGTATGGAAGTCATCAGTGGCTATTACAG GTTGTACAACAAGGACATTATTCGAAGTTCAATGGGATGCAGTAG